From Pirellulales bacterium, a single genomic window includes:
- the aceE gene encoding pyruvate dehydrogenase (acetyl-transferring), homodimeric type, whose product MAQAEIVNPRGGDVDPAETAEWLESLQYVLSTKGPERVRYLLSVLDETAYRHGVDLPFSHTTPYINSIPADRQPVYPGNREIERRIKSIIRWNAMAMVVRANRDHPGIGGHISTYASAATLYEVAFNHFFRATDQIYFQGHASPGIYARALLEGRLTENQLANFRQELAPGGGLSSYPHPWLMPNFWQFPTVSMGLGPIMAIYQARFNKYLLDRGIKDTSNSRVWCFMGDGESDEPESLGAITLASREKLDNLTFVINCNLQRLDGPVRGNGKIIQELEGAFRGAGWNVIKVIWGDDWDQLLGRDETGLLVQRMGEVVDGEYQKYIVSPGSYIREHFFGKYPELEEMVAHLSDEKLKRLRRGGHDPEKVFAAYNSMQECKGKPTVILAKTIKGYGLGEAGEGRNVTHQQKKLNEAELREFRTRFGIPISDEEVSKAPFYIPPPDSPEMQYLRDRRKALGGYVPSRSSVEPPLSIPHKDEFPESFESSGDREVSTTMAFVRMFGRLLRHKDIGKLIVPIVPDESRTFGMESLFRQCGIYAHTGQLYEPVDSETVLYYREAKDGQILEEGITEAGSMSSFIAAGTAYSTHGINMIPFFIFYSMFGFQRIGDLIWAAADQRAKGFMMGGTAGRTTLNGEGLQHQDGHTHLFAMAYPTVRCYDPAYAYETAYIVLDGMRHMYEEKGDGFYYITIANENYVMPNMPAGCEEGIVRGMYRVSTKDVGPDRPHVQLFGSGSILREALRAQAILAEKYQISSTAWSVTSYKQLRTEAQEARRWNLLHPNETPRRSYLENVLEGVDGPFIATSDYVRAVSEQIDPWVPGGLYALGTDGMGRSADRAALRRHFEIDAELVTVATLNQLAERGKVEKSLVAQAIHDLGIDPDKVDPWTA is encoded by the coding sequence ATGGCTCAGGCAGAAATCGTTAATCCCCGCGGCGGCGACGTGGATCCGGCCGAAACGGCCGAATGGCTCGAATCGCTCCAGTACGTCCTCTCGACCAAAGGTCCGGAGCGCGTCCGCTACCTGCTGTCCGTTCTGGACGAGACGGCCTACCGGCACGGGGTCGACCTGCCGTTCTCGCATACGACCCCCTATATCAACAGCATTCCGGCCGATCGCCAGCCGGTGTATCCCGGCAATCGCGAGATTGAACGCCGCATCAAGAGCATCATTCGCTGGAACGCCATGGCGATGGTTGTCCGCGCGAATCGCGACCATCCCGGCATCGGCGGACATATCTCGACCTACGCGTCGGCCGCCACGCTGTACGAAGTGGCCTTCAACCACTTCTTCCGCGCGACGGACCAGATTTACTTCCAAGGACATGCCTCGCCCGGTATTTACGCCCGTGCCCTGTTGGAGGGGCGTCTAACGGAAAACCAGTTGGCGAACTTCCGCCAGGAACTGGCTCCCGGCGGCGGATTGTCGAGCTACCCCCACCCGTGGTTGATGCCGAACTTCTGGCAATTTCCCACGGTCTCGATGGGGCTCGGCCCGATCATGGCCATCTATCAGGCACGCTTCAATAAGTACCTGCTGGACCGCGGCATCAAGGACACTAGCAATTCGCGTGTCTGGTGCTTCATGGGGGACGGCGAATCGGACGAGCCCGAGTCGCTGGGCGCGATCACGCTGGCCTCGCGCGAGAAGCTCGACAACCTGACCTTCGTCATTAACTGCAACTTGCAGCGCTTGGACGGTCCGGTTCGCGGCAACGGCAAGATCATTCAAGAACTCGAAGGCGCCTTCCGCGGCGCCGGCTGGAACGTCATCAAGGTCATCTGGGGTGATGACTGGGATCAACTGCTGGGGCGCGACGAAACCGGCTTGCTCGTGCAACGCATGGGCGAAGTCGTCGACGGCGAATACCAGAAATACATCGTCAGTCCTGGCAGCTATATTCGCGAACACTTCTTCGGCAAGTATCCCGAGCTGGAGGAGATGGTCGCGCACCTGTCGGATGAGAAGCTCAAGCGTTTGCGCCGCGGCGGCCACGACCCGGAAAAGGTCTTTGCCGCCTACAACTCGATGCAAGAGTGCAAAGGCAAGCCGACCGTGATCCTGGCCAAAACGATCAAGGGCTATGGCCTGGGCGAAGCGGGCGAGGGACGCAACGTCACGCACCAGCAAAAGAAGCTCAACGAGGCCGAGCTGCGCGAGTTCCGCACCCGGTTCGGCATCCCGATTTCGGACGAGGAAGTTTCGAAGGCGCCCTTCTATATTCCACCCCCCGACAGCCCCGAAATGCAGTACCTGCGCGACCGCCGCAAGGCGCTGGGTGGGTACGTCCCGTCGCGCAGCTCGGTCGAGCCGCCGCTTTCGATCCCGCACAAGGACGAATTTCCCGAGTCGTTCGAATCGAGCGGTGATCGCGAAGTGTCGACCACGATGGCCTTCGTGCGAATGTTCGGCCGTCTGTTGCGTCACAAGGATATCGGCAAGCTGATCGTGCCGATCGTGCCTGACGAGTCACGCACCTTCGGCATGGAGTCGCTATTCCGGCAATGCGGCATCTACGCCCATACGGGCCAGTTGTACGAGCCGGTCGATTCGGAAACCGTGTTGTACTACCGCGAAGCGAAAGACGGCCAGATCCTGGAAGAAGGGATCACCGAGGCAGGCTCGATGTCGTCGTTCATCGCAGCCGGCACCGCCTACAGCACGCACGGGATCAACATGATTCCGTTCTTCATCTTCTATTCGATGTTCGGCTTCCAGCGCATCGGCGATTTGATCTGGGCCGCGGCCGATCAACGGGCCAAGGGCTTCATGATGGGAGGCACCGCCGGGCGCACCACGCTCAATGGCGAAGGGCTGCAACATCAGGATGGCCACACGCACCTGTTCGCCATGGCCTATCCCACGGTCCGCTGCTACGACCCGGCCTACGCCTATGAGACGGCGTACATCGTGCTGGACGGCATGCGTCACATGTATGAAGAAAAAGGCGACGGGTTCTACTACATCACGATCGCGAACGAGAACTACGTGATGCCCAATATGCCCGCCGGATGCGAAGAAGGCATCGTGCGCGGCATGTATCGAGTATCGACCAAGGACGTCGGCCCCGATCGGCCGCACGTGCAATTGTTCGGCAGCGGTTCCATCTTGCGCGAGGCGCTGCGGGCGCAGGCGATTCTGGCTGAGAAGTACCAGATTTCCAGCACGGCTTGGAGCGTGACCAGCTACAAGCAACTGCGCACCGAAGCGCAAGAGGCACGCCGCTGGAACCTGCTGCATCCCAACGAAACGCCGCGCCGCAGTTACCTGGAAAACGTGCTCGAAGGGGTCGACGGTCCCTTCATCGCCACAAGCGATTACGTGCGGGCGGTTTCCGAGCAAATCGACCCGTGGGTGCCAGGCGGCCTGTACGCCCTGGGGACCGACGGCATGGGACGCAGCGCCGATCGTGCCGCATTGCGACGCCATTTCGAGATCGATGCCGAGCTGGTCACCGTGGCCACGCTCAACCAGCTTGCCGAGCGCGGCAAGGTCGAGAAGTCACTCGTCGCTCAGGCGATCCACGACCTGGGTATCGATCCGGACAAGGTCGACCCCTGGACGGCCTAA
- a CDS encoding 2-oxo acid dehydrogenase subunit E2 yields the protein MAIEFKLPDLGENVDSGDVLNVLVHEGDTIQANQNVIELETDKATVEIPCPHAGRVSKVHVQPGQTVPIGTLLLSIEAAAGAGDGKPPAKDDGGAKAAATTKPAQAPPADEAEEEEDDEPAASVKAAPAKAAAPTKPTIAKPAPAAQNGGSPAHEAAEGGAVASPAGPSTRRLARELGVDLRRVTGSGPGGRITREDIVSAVRHSSPILKVTPHRQNMPDGVEDQDSYGCIRRQPLTKIRKTIAANMARSHSTIPHVTNFDDADITELERIRKGSVADYVGSDIKLTMMAFVMKAVAQSLKLHPQLNASLDLENNQVVYKEYVNLGVAVDTDRGLVVPVVREVDQLTIPQIAHAMNDVANKGRDNQFALEDLRGGTFTISNLGAIGGTYSTPIINHPEVAVLLLGRSRKLPVVADNDEIKVRLMMPLSLSYDHRLVDGAVAARFLNEVKGYLQVPGRLLLAP from the coding sequence ATGGCGATTGAATTCAAACTGCCGGACCTGGGCGAGAATGTCGATTCGGGGGACGTGCTGAACGTCCTGGTACACGAAGGGGACACGATCCAGGCGAACCAGAACGTCATCGAGCTGGAAACCGACAAGGCGACAGTCGAGATCCCGTGTCCGCACGCTGGCCGCGTCTCGAAGGTCCACGTGCAGCCGGGCCAGACGGTGCCGATCGGCACGTTGCTGTTATCGATCGAAGCGGCGGCCGGCGCCGGTGATGGTAAGCCCCCGGCCAAGGACGATGGCGGCGCGAAAGCGGCCGCTACGACGAAGCCCGCGCAAGCTCCTCCGGCCGATGAGGCTGAGGAAGAAGAAGATGACGAGCCCGCAGCGTCTGTTAAAGCCGCGCCCGCGAAGGCCGCGGCGCCGACCAAGCCGACGATAGCTAAGCCGGCTCCCGCGGCGCAAAACGGCGGATCGCCCGCGCACGAAGCGGCCGAGGGCGGGGCGGTGGCATCGCCGGCCGGGCCCTCGACGCGTCGTTTGGCGCGCGAGCTGGGCGTTGATCTGCGTCGGGTCACGGGGTCAGGCCCCGGCGGACGCATCACGCGTGAGGATATCGTTTCGGCCGTGCGCCACTCGTCGCCGATTCTGAAAGTCACTCCCCACCGTCAGAACATGCCGGACGGCGTCGAGGATCAGGATTCCTACGGCTGCATTCGCCGGCAGCCGCTGACGAAGATTCGCAAGACGATCGCGGCCAACATGGCCCGCTCGCACTCGACGATTCCGCACGTCACGAATTTCGACGACGCCGACATCACCGAGCTGGAACGCATCCGCAAAGGAAGCGTGGCGGACTACGTCGGGTCGGACATCAAGCTGACGATGATGGCCTTCGTGATGAAGGCCGTGGCGCAGTCGCTGAAGCTGCATCCGCAGTTGAACGCGTCTCTGGATCTGGAGAACAACCAGGTTGTGTACAAGGAATACGTGAACCTGGGCGTGGCGGTCGATACCGATCGGGGCCTGGTCGTGCCCGTGGTCCGCGAGGTCGATCAATTGACGATTCCGCAAATCGCGCATGCCATGAACGACGTGGCCAACAAGGGCCGTGACAACCAGTTCGCCCTCGAAGACCTCCGCGGGGGCACCTTCACCATCAGCAACCTGGGCGCGATCGGCGGTACCTATTCCACGCCGATCATCAACCATCCCGAAGTGGCGGTCCTGCTGCTGGGACGGTCGCGGAAGTTGCCCGTGGTAGCCGACAACGACGAAATCAAGGTGCGCCTGATGATGCCGTTGAGCCTGTCGTACGACCACCGCCTGGTCGACGGGGCCGTGGCCGCGCGGTTCCTCAACGAAGTGAAGGGCTACCTGCAAGTGCCCGGCCGGCTGCTCTTGGCGCCGTAG